From the Calliopsis andreniformis isolate RMS-2024a chromosome 4, iyCalAndr_principal, whole genome shotgun sequence genome, one window contains:
- the Jhe gene encoding juvenile hormone esterase translates to MTRLAWLILGFVALATGLEDAPRVRTPLGGIKGYYKLSANGRQYEAYEGIPYALPPTGKLRFKPPHRMVPWMGEISATKFGSPCLQYTQMSTTEKVIGAEDCLYLNVYVPVHNKMSSQPMPVIFWIHGGAFQFGSGMQMGAKFLMDHDVVFVTINYRLGILGFLSTEDEIVPGNMGLKDQSMALRWVSENIEWFGGDPNRVTLIGLSAGGASVHYHYLSPMSAGLFHAGMSISGTALNCWTQTENSLEKAKHVAALMGCPTINRKEMVRCLRYRPAMPLVESTSEFMKFYFNPFTPFGPVPEKMGEAPFIDRTPAEIVSSGSVQDVPWVTGVTSEEGLYPVAEFIAIPEALKTLDENWDLLAPHFLDYNYTLPKEKHVEVARLIKTHYFGSKKIDDTTIQPLIQMAGDRFFVVDSEKAARMQAEVNQQPVWYYYYTYKGADSLSNAMSGTKNSYGVSHGDDAYTVVDTPYMDSTTTPEDRKIQQLLVEFWVSLATNGAPSIGGVQWPRMNPKEKALQYLHIAGPNKISMESTINLGQKDFWNSINFNENKLSSTPGGNIMKEEL, encoded by the exons ATGACGAGACTAGCGTGGTTGATTCTCGGTTTCGTGGCATTGGCGACAGGCCTGGAGGATGCACCAAGGGTCAGGACTCCTCTGGGTGGTATCAAGGGATACTACAAGCTTTCTGCAAACGGGAGACAATATGAAGCCTACGAAGGAATTCCTTATGCGTTGCCTCCGACTGGAAAGCTTCGGTTCAAG CCTCCTCACAGGATGGTACCATGGATGGGCGAGATCTCTGCGACGAAGTTCGGTTCTCCCTGTTTGCAATATACTCAGATGTCCACGACTGAGAAGGTCATTGGTGCCGAAGATTGCCTCTACCTGAACGTCTACGTGCCAGTGCATAATAAAATGTCCTCGCAGCCGATGCCAGTCATCTTCTGGATTCATGGAGGAGCCTTCCAGTTTGGCAGTGGGATGCAAATGGGTGCCAAATTTCTTATGGACCACGATGTTGTGTTTGTTACGATCAATTATCGTCTGGGAATATTAG GCTTCCTCAGCACAGAGGATGAGATAGTACCTGGTAACATGGGATTGAAAGATCAGAGCATGGCTCTGAGATGGGTTTCAGAGAATATCGAATGGTTTGGTGGTGATCCGAACAGAGTGACTTTAATTGGTCTGAGCGCGGGTGGTGCTAGTGTTCATTACCACTACTTATCTCCGATGAGCGCTGGTCTTTTCCACG CCGGTATGTCGATCAGTGGTACAGCACTGAATTGTTGGACACAAACGGAGAATTCGTTGGAAAAAGCGAAACATGTAGCAGCTCTAATGGGTTGTCCTACGATAAATAGGAAGGAAATGGTGCGTTGTTTGAGATATCGACCGGCTATGCCTCTGGTTGAATCTACCAGCGAATTTATG AAATTCTATTTCAATCCATTCACACCTTTTGGACCTGTTCCTGAGAAAATGGGAGAAGCACCATTTATTGATCGTACTCCTGCTGAAATTGTGAGCAGTGGTAGTGTTCAAGATGTTCCTTGGGTCACCGGAGTAACTAGTGAAGAAGGATTGTATCCAGTTGCAG aattcattgctataCCAGAAGCTTTAAAAACATTGGATGAGAACTGGGACCTTCTTGCACCCCATTTTCTTGACTACAATTATACTTTGCCTAAAGAGAAACATGTTGAAGTTGCTAGGCTGATTAAAACTCATTATTTTGGATCAAAAAAAATTGATGACACAACAATACAACCTTTGATACAAATGGCTGGTGATAGATTCTTTGTTGTTGACAGTGAAAAGGCAGCTAGAATGCAAGCTGAAGTTAATCAGCAACCTGTTTGGTATTACTATTACACTTACAAAGGAGCTGATAGTTTGAGCAATGCTATGAGTGGAACTAAAAATAGCTATG GTGTGAGCCACGGAGATGATGCCTATACTGTTGTGGATACTCCTTATATGGATTCTACAACAACACCAGAGGACCGTAAAATCCAACAACTATTGGTTGAATTCTGGGTATCGCTTGCAACTAATGG AGCTCCAAGCATTGGAGGTGTTCAATGGCCAAGAATGAATCCAAAAGAAAAAGCACTTCAGTATTTGCACATTGCTGGACCAAATAAAATTTCTATGGAGAGTACTATAAATTTGGGTCAAAAAGACTTCTggaattctattaattttaatgaaaacaAATTAAGTAGTACACCTGGGGGGAATATAATGAAAGAAGAATTATAA